A single genomic interval of Rhododendron vialii isolate Sample 1 chromosome 3a, ASM3025357v1 harbors:
- the LOC131318462 gene encoding histone-lysine N-methyltransferase SUVR3 codes for MHKPSMGKRPRTEDQEEEPDRRKTHERALFQCARLILPLLHPPDLAATSSTCKTLHRIAESVTAGRTSDASGGLEKLPIPFANAVDGQPYAYFAYTPTQTLGPGQRRTRPVFDAHGCECERCDGEAGCPCGGDYSDSGELARECGPSCRCGVECGHRVTQGGVSVRLRVVKDERKGWGLRAGQLIRRGQFVCEYAGELLTTKETRRRQQIYDQLTSGGRFCSALLVVREHLPSGKACMRINIDATRIGNVARFINHSCDGGNLSTVLMRSSGALLPRLCFFASRDIQEDEEITFSYGEIRLKSKGLQCFCGSSSCFGVLPSEST; via the exons ATGCATAAACCGTCGATGGGGAAGCGTCCGAGAACCGAAGACCAAGAAGAAGAACCAGACCGCCGTAAAACCCACGAGCGAGCTCTGTTCCAGTGCGCCCGCCTCATCCTCCCACTCCTCCACCCGCCCGACCTTGCCGCCACCTCATCCACCTGCAAAACCCTCCACCGCATCGCCGAATCCGTCACCGCCGGCAGAACCTCCGACGCCTCCGGAGGCCTCGAGAAGCTCCCGATCCCCTTCGCCAACGCCGTCGACGGCCAGCCCTACGCCTACTTCGCGTACACCCCGACCCAGACCCTGGGCCCCGGCCAGCGCCGGACCCGACCCGTCTTCGATGCGCACGGGTGCGAGTGCGAGAGGTGTGACGGGGAAGCGGGGTGCCCTTGCGGCGGGGATTATTCGGACTCGGGCGAGTTGGCTCGCGAGTGCGGGCCGAGTTGCCGGTGCGGGGTGGAGTGTGGGCATCGGGTGACTCAGGGAGGGGTTTCGGTGCGGCTGAGGGTTGTGAAGGATGAGAGGAAAGGTTGGGGCTTGCGCGCCGGTCAGCTCATTCGGCGCGGTCAATTTGTGTGTGAATATGCTG GCGAACTTTTGACAACCAAAGAAACAAGAAGGCGACAACAAATATATGACCAACTTACATCTGGTGGTCGGTTTTGTTCTGCTCTTTTGGTTGTGAGGGAGCATCTTCCATCGGGGAAAGCTTGTATGCGGATTAATATTGATGCCACGAGGATTGGAAATGTTGCACGTTTCATTAACCATTCTTGCGATGGTGGGAATCTGTCAACAGTCTTGATGAGAAGCTCAGGAGCTTTGTTACCTCGCCTATGTTTCTTTGCTTCCAGAGATATCCAAGAAGATGAAGAGATCACTTTTAGTTATGGGGAGATTCGGCTAAAGTCAAAAGGGTTGCAGTGTTTCTGTGGCAGTTCTAGTTGTTTTGGAGTACTGCCTTCAGAAAGTACTTGA